The following is a genomic window from Syntrophales bacterium.
TCCCCGTGAAGAGGCATGTGCAAAAGCTTATGTTCTTGCCCCTCAAAGGTTTTCCCACATGGAGACACATACGCTGCTTCTTCTGGGTGGTGACAGTCCTTCATCCTTTAAGGATGCGATCGAAGCTCTAAAAATATCTGTTCCTAACAGCAGAATTGCAACGATGCATAGACAGGGGCACGCAGCTATGGAAACCGCCCCAGAATTATTTTTAGAAGAGGTCATTGGATTTCTATCCTATGATAATCATTAATTCTACCAAAATATTTAGTAACTGCTCAGGTCGTTTTCTGGCAGGATTTACAGGATGAGCAGGATTTTGGCAAGCCGGCAGTTTGTCCAGGGTGTGCGACAAATTTATGGGTAACAATTTCAAGTGGCCATCCGGGATTGGGGCGACGAAAACAAAAAAGGGGCTGAAAATCCAAACAGCAGTTGACGTCAATGAATACGCAAAAGGAATTAAAATCACGGATCAGGAAACAAAAACATTAGCCCTCCAAAGGGAAGAATTTCATGGGGAATGGAATTACGCATTGCATCCGAGATAAATTGCTTATGTTAATTTGTAATTATTACTCCGGCAATCAAACAGATAAACTGTCATGCCGGACCTGATCCGGTATCCAGTCAAATTAATTCTGGATTCCGGCTTTCGCCGGAATGACGACTTTGACATATATTGTTGCCGGAGTAATAATACTAAGTTCAGCCGCAACAAGGCACCCATTTCAAGACGGGATGAATATTTATTCATAAGGAGCAAGGTTATGGGATTCAAGGTTGTTAATGTATTCAATGTGCCGGGGGAGGATTTCGGGGATGAACTGGGTTTTCCGTTAGGTGCGACCTTAATCAACGGGGTGTGGATGCAGGAAGAGGAGATCGTCGCTCAATGCCGGGACGCGGATGCGCTGATTGGCGTGGTTTCCGTCCAGCCCTTTAATCGTCGCCTGATGGGCGCCCTGCCTAAGTGCAGGGTCATCGCCGGCATCGGCATTGGTTATGACAAAACTGATCTGGAAGCGGCAACCGAGCAGGGGATAGCTGTGACCAATGTTCCCGACTACTGCCTGGACGAAGTTTCCGGGCTCGCAATAGGAATGATCCTGTCCCTTGGGCACAAGTTGCTTCAGATTGACCGGGCAGTCAGGGAACGGCGTGTGGTCTTTACGGTGGACAAAAAGGCCCTCGATGAAATTGCGCGGCCCATGTTCAGGATGAGGGAGCAAACGGTGGGCATTGTGGGTTTCGGCAAGATCGGGACAGTGACGGCAATGAAGGCCAGGGGATTGGGAATGCGCGTTATTGCCCATGATCCCTATGTGCTCGGTCCGGTCATGGAAAGTAGGGGAGTTACGCCTGTGGATTTCGACACCCTGCTTAAGAAGTCTGATTTTATCAGCATTCATACCCCTCTGAACGTCGAGACTAAAAACATGTTCGGCTACGAACAATTCGGGAAGATGAAGCCCACCGCTTACTTTATCAACACTGCGCGGGGGGGATGCATGGACCAGCCGGCCTTGATCCGGGCTCTGCAGAAAAATCTCATTGCCGGCGCCGGCATAGATGTTACGACCGATGAGCCAATCGCTCAGGATAATCCGCTCTTGGGTATGGGGAATGTGATTTTGACCGGACATAGCGCTTGGTATTCCCTGACTTCAGAGGCGGACCTGTATCGAAGACCGATGACGCAGGTGGTCCAGGCCCTCCGGGGTGAATTTCCCGTTTACACGGTCAATACGGAGGTGAAAAACAAATGGATGGCCCGCTGGGGGGTAAAGGATTGATCTTATAGAAATGTATTGACAAAGGGGGGTGTCTTGGTTAACAGCGATTATACTGGCAAGAAATCGGCATCGGTCGCCTGTCAAGGCGTTTTTTAAGCTACTCATCAGTCAATTGTGGCTCCATGGTGGGGCTACCTGAGTAGTTACAATATTTAATGAAATAAACGATTGGAAAATATGCCGAACTCCCAGTACGAAACTGTTGCCCCTCTGTGCATGACAAATCAGATATTGTATGTTTTTATGGGGACAAACCGCATCCTTCTGGAAGCTAAAATATACTGTCGTTAACTGACGCAATTAAGTCTTCGTGTGCACCCAGTATCTGGTATTATTGTAAAAAACCGGGGGAGGTCGAATCGTATGGAGAAGAAAGTGCTCAAAAGGGGACCGGAGGAACTTCAAAAATATGTCCTCGAAGCACATCTCTGCACGGGGTGCGGAGCTTGTATGAATCTGTGTCCTTATTTCAGATCATACAGGGGCAAAACAACGGCGCTCTTTACCTGCGCTATTGATGAGGGGAAATGTTTTGCCTACTGCCCCAAGATAGGTGTTGATTTCGACGGACTTTCCCAGCGATTCTTCGGCAAACCGTATGACGGAAGTCCTCTCGGCCCCTATCAAACGATCACCGCGGCGTATGCTGGTGACCGGCTGAAAGGTATAGCCTCGCAGGCGGGCGGGACTGTATCGGCCCTCATCTATTTCGCCCTTGAAAAAGGATATATTGACGGAGCGGTCCTGACAGAGAGGAAGGGACTTCTGCCTGTTCCCCGTTTTGTCACTGCTCCAGAGGATGCACTTGCCTGCAGCACCTCAAAATATACAGCGGCGCCAACCCTCTCGATGGTCAACCAGGCGCTGAGGAATGGATACAAAAATATCGGCCTCGTTGGGACTCCTTGCCAGGTGCTGGCTACGGCTCTGATGCGTTCGAATCCCTTTAATATCGAAAACTTTGTTGATTCCTTCGGGCTCGTTGTCGGGCTGTTCTGTACATGGGCAATAGATTACCGGCTCTTTGAACCATTCCTCGCTGAGCAAACCGAGATCAGCCGGATTAGAAAGATTGATATCCCCCCCCCTCCCTCTGAGATTATGGAGGTTTTCGTGAATAACGGGAATAAACTGGAGATACCATTGAACGAAATCCGCAAGCTCGTTCCCAACGGCTGCTCCTACTGCATTGATATGACTTCCGAGTTTTCCGATCTCTCCGTGGGGGTAATGGAAGGCAGACCCGATATGAACACCTTGCTTGTCAGAACGGAGCGGGGGAGAAAGGTCGTCGAGGAGGCCGAAAAGGAGGGATATCTAATCCTTGCGGAGATACCGGAGGAAAACCTTGAGCACCTGACCTGGGCGGCTGGGAACAAGAAGCGGCGCGGCCTCGCCAAGGCACAAAGTGAAGGTATGATCAATACGAAGGGTGACGTGAAAGCCTACATGAGGATGAATCCCCAAGTCCTTGAACGGCTGGCTGCACAAGCTACGGGAGGGTGCGATGTCTTATCTGACTGATACGAAAGAAGGCGCTTCATACCTGGTTATGGGAAACGAAGCAATCGTCCGGGGCGCCCTGGAGGCGGGCGTCAATGTTGCCAGCGGGTATCCGGGAACTCCCTCATCGGAGATCATCGAAAGCCTCTCCACGGTAGCCCGGGAGCGCAATCTTTACGTCGAGTGGTCTGTCAACGAGAAGGTGGCCCTCGAGGTGGCGGCGGCGGCGTCCTTCTCCAAGCTGCGGTCATTGTGCGCCATGAAACAGAACGGCGTAAATGTGGCATCCGATTTTCTGCTCCATCTTGCTGGTTCAGGAACCAGGGGGGGATTTGTCTTGGTTGCCTGCGACGATCCGGGCGCTCTCTCCAGCGTCAACGAAGGTGAATCCCGATACTTCGCGCGGCTTATGGAGATCCCGCTTCTGGAACCGGGCACGTTTCAGGAGGCGAAGGACATGACCAGGTGGGCCTTCGAACTTTCGGAAGAACTCAAACAGATCGTAGTCGTCAGGAGTGTGACCCGTATGTCCCACGCCAGCGGGAATATAACCTTCGGCAAACTCACCGATAAAAAAAGGATAGCCGAATTCAAGTTCGACGGTCTCATCCTCGATCCCGACGCTGGAATAGTCATCAGCGTCCCCGTAGCTTGGAAACATCAGCAGCAGCAGGAAAAGATCAAAAAAGCGCAAGAGATATTCGAGGACAGTCCCTTCAATACCTATGAGGGTGCCGAAAACCCGGATCTCCTGCTCGTCACGAGCAGCGCCTGCTATCTCTACAGCAAGGAGGCGATCGCCGTTCTCGGCGTGGAGGATCGTGTCGGTCTTCTGAAGATAGGGACGACCTGGCCCCTGCCGCCGAGGCTGATGGCAAAGCACCTCTCGCGGACGGATCGGGTAATGGTGGTGGAAGAGGTACTCCCCTTTCTTGAGGAAAATTTGAAGATCCTGGCCGCCGAAAAGGCAGCCGAGATCGGGATAAAAACTTTCTACGGAAAGAACGATGGGACCATTCCAATGACGGAAGAGCTGAATCCCGATCTGGTCATCGCGGCACTGAAGACCGTCATGGGAATCGACTATAACTCCGTCCCGGACGAATACACGCGGGCGGCGCAGAGTTCCGTCGTTTCCAGCGCGCCGGTGCGGGAGCAGGTCTTCTGTCCCGGTTGTCCGCACCGGGCTTCTTTCTTCAGCATTCATAACGCCCTTGAGATGGACGGCCGAAAAGGCTTTGTCTGCGGGGACATCGGGTGCTATTCCATGGGCATCGGTGCCACGGGATTTCGCTCCATCAAAACACTGCACTCCATGGGTTCCGGGACAGGTATCGCCAGCGGATTCGGGAAACTGGGACAATTTGGAATGAACCAGCCCATCCTGGCGGTATGCGGGGACTCGACCTTCTATCATTCAGTGATTCCCGCTCTTGTCAATGCTGTCCATAATAGGTCCAATCTAACCTTGGTAGTGTTGGACAACAACGGTACGGCGATGACTGGCTTCCAACCCCACCCGGGCCTGGACTGCAACGTTCTCGGCGAGGCGGTCCCCCCGATCGATATCGCCAGGATATGCGAGGCTATTGGTGCACGGGTCGAGATCAGAGATCCCTTTGAACTGGAGAATACCCGGGAAACATTGAATGAACTGATTGAGGATGCAAGCGGCGTCAAGGTACTGATCATGCGTAAGGCCTGCGCCCTCAGTCCCCAGAGGAAACACAAAAAAGATTATACTGTTTATGTTGATCAAGACCTCTGTTGGGGAGAGAAATGCGGCTGCGGGCGCTTCTGCACCCGAATATTCGGATGTCCCGGCCTCATCTGGAACGAGGCGAAGCAGAAGGCGGAGATTGATGAAGTCATCTGTACAGGGTGCGGCGTCTGTGCCGATATATGCCCGCAGGGCGCAATCAAACGGGAGGAGGCGGCATAGGCAATGACTGTGAAACGATTATTCAAGGATCCTTACAATATCATAATCGCCGGTGTAGGCGGCCAGGGGAACGTCATGGCCTCCCGTATGTTGTCAAATATTCTGGTGCATAAAGGGTACAACATCACTATCGGAGAAACCTTCGGCGCCTCGCAGCGGGGGGGCTCGGTCATGAGCCATATCAGGGTATCCTCCCTGTCGAGCTGGAGCCCCCAGATGCCAAAAGGGAAGGCCGACGTGGTGGTAACGCTTGAACCGATCGAAGCGATACGAGTGTTGGCCGGATACGGCAATCCCGCGGTGAAGGTGCTCACGAACACCCGCGCCATCTATCCCGCAGGCGTCATAGCCGGAAACCTCTCCTATCCGACGTTCGATGAAATCAGGGAGACGCTGAAAAAGCTGTCGAGCCGCGTCTGGTTTATCGACGCTACCGATGAGGCGGTCAAATTAGGCAATTCGATACTGGGGAATATCATCATGATCGGCGCCTTGTCGACCGTGGATGACCTCCCTGTCGGCCGCGACGACTTCAAGGAGATCCTCTCACGCATCCTCCCCGCGGAGAAGATGGACGACAACCTCAAGGCCTTCGACCTGGGGGTGGCGATGATGAAGAAATAGCGTTGGCAACCAGCCCGCTGCTCCTGCTCCAGGCATAGGCGTGATTACTGGCGCATAGAGATAAAATTGACAAATAAATTACAGGAGGGTGAATTTTGGATTACAAGTATCTTCTCTTGACTAAAGA
Proteins encoded in this region:
- a CDS encoding Coenzyme F420 hydrogenase/dehydrogenase, beta subunit C-terminal domain, which encodes MEKKVLKRGPEELQKYVLEAHLCTGCGACMNLCPYFRSYRGKTTALFTCAIDEGKCFAYCPKIGVDFDGLSQRFFGKPYDGSPLGPYQTITAAYAGDRLKGIASQAGGTVSALIYFALEKGYIDGAVLTERKGLLPVPRFVTAPEDALACSTSKYTAAPTLSMVNQALRNGYKNIGLVGTPCQVLATALMRSNPFNIENFVDSFGLVVGLFCTWAIDYRLFEPFLAEQTEISRIRKIDIPPPPSEIMEVFVNNGNKLEIPLNEIRKLVPNGCSYCIDMTSEFSDLSVGVMEGRPDMNTLLVRTERGRKVVEEAEKEGYLILAEIPEENLEHLTWAAGNKKRRGLAKAQSEGMINTKGDVKAYMRMNPQVLERLAAQATGGCDVLSD
- a CDS encoding C-terminal binding protein, producing the protein MGFKVVNVFNVPGEDFGDELGFPLGATLINGVWMQEEEIVAQCRDADALIGVVSVQPFNRRLMGALPKCRVIAGIGIGYDKTDLEAATEQGIAVTNVPDYCLDEVSGLAIGMILSLGHKLLQIDRAVRERRVVFTVDKKALDEIARPMFRMREQTVGIVGFGKIGTVTAMKARGLGMRVIAHDPYVLGPVMESRGVTPVDFDTLLKKSDFISIHTPLNVETKNMFGYEQFGKMKPTAYFINTARGGCMDQPALIRALQKNLIAGAGIDVTTDEPIAQDNPLLGMGNVILTGHSAWYSLTSEADLYRRPMTQVVQALRGEFPVYTVNTEVKNKWMARWGVKD
- a CDS encoding thiamine pyrophosphate-dependent enzyme encodes the protein MSYLTDTKEGASYLVMGNEAIVRGALEAGVNVASGYPGTPSSEIIESLSTVARERNLYVEWSVNEKVALEVAAAASFSKLRSLCAMKQNGVNVASDFLLHLAGSGTRGGFVLVACDDPGALSSVNEGESRYFARLMEIPLLEPGTFQEAKDMTRWAFELSEELKQIVVVRSVTRMSHASGNITFGKLTDKKRIAEFKFDGLILDPDAGIVISVPVAWKHQQQQEKIKKAQEIFEDSPFNTYEGAENPDLLLVTSSACYLYSKEAIAVLGVEDRVGLLKIGTTWPLPPRLMAKHLSRTDRVMVVEEVLPFLEENLKILAAEKAAEIGIKTFYGKNDGTIPMTEELNPDLVIAALKTVMGIDYNSVPDEYTRAAQSSVVSSAPVREQVFCPGCPHRASFFSIHNALEMDGRKGFVCGDIGCYSMGIGATGFRSIKTLHSMGSGTGIASGFGKLGQFGMNQPILAVCGDSTFYHSVIPALVNAVHNRSNLTLVVLDNNGTAMTGFQPHPGLDCNVLGEAVPPIDIARICEAIGARVEIRDPFELENTRETLNELIEDASGVKVLIMRKACALSPQRKHKKDYTVYVDQDLCWGEKCGCGRFCTRIFGCPGLIWNEAKQKAEIDEVICTGCGVCADICPQGAIKREEAA
- a CDS encoding indolepyruvate oxidoreductase subunit beta, translated to MTVKRLFKDPYNIIIAGVGGQGNVMASRMLSNILVHKGYNITIGETFGASQRGGSVMSHIRVSSLSSWSPQMPKGKADVVVTLEPIEAIRVLAGYGNPAVKVLTNTRAIYPAGVIAGNLSYPTFDEIRETLKKLSSRVWFIDATDEAVKLGNSILGNIIMIGALSTVDDLPVGRDDFKEILSRILPAEKMDDNLKAFDLGVAMMKK